A region of the Equus quagga isolate Etosha38 chromosome 11, UCLA_HA_Equagga_1.0, whole genome shotgun sequence genome:
AATTCTCCGGGAAAAGTTGAGCTAGAAACTCACTGTTGGTGTTGGCGTGCCCCCTTGTGGCGGGTTCGCAGGTTCTAAGttgctccttccttctctgcagcCCTGAAGTTCAGTCCATTTTGAAAATCTCCCAACCTCAGGAGCCTGAGCTTATGAATGCCAACCCTTCTCCTCCAGTAAGTATTCTCTGTGATGTATCTGTGGAGAGAGCTTGTAAATGAGTCAGTTCGTATTCCTACATTGATGAATTAGAATAGCATTTCTAGAAATTAGCATCAAGGCAGGAATGTCTCATTACTTCGTGGCATGACAAGTGACAGAAGCATTTAAGTATTGAGTCAGTGGAGTATTTTAAGAGGCATATTGCATACAAGTTTTATGTGCTTACAACAACATGATTGTGTCTGACTTCCATACTCTCATTTGAAATATTAACGCGTATGGATGAAAAGTCATTTAGAATGTGTTTGTAGATGTATGCTGACTCGCCTCGGTCATTTGCAGATGTCACATCCTTTGCACCACCTCTACTTTGTTATCGATGTTTTCCTTTGAAGCGAGGAtattaaaagaaagcattttctctTCCAGCCAAGTCCTTCTCAGCAAATCAACCTTGGCCCATCATCCAATCCTCATGCTAAGCCATCTGACTTTCACTTCCTGAAAGTGATTGGGAAGGGCAGTTTTGGAAAGGTAATTTCACATCTAAAGACCTCGTTACTTATGGTCTTTCATGCCCCCATTTTACGTTCTCCCCGGATGTGGAcagcaaaatgattttttaattgaaatttcagGTTCTTCTCGCCAGACACAAAGCAGAAGAAGCATTCTACGCAGTCAAAGTTTTACAGAAGAAAGCGATCCTGAAAAAGAAGGAGGTAGGAGAGGTGCTGGATGGGTTGGGGTCAGAGAGGGACCTTCATCGAATAGTTTGACCTTGGAATCTCGGTGCCAAGTTGAAATTCACCATTAAATCCTAATTGTCCTTGTTCTAGGAAAAGCATATCATGTCGGAGCGGAATGTTCTCCTGAAGAATGTGAAACACCCCTTCCTGGTGGGCCTTCACTTCTCTTTCCAGACTGCTGACAAACTGTACTTTGTCCTGGACTACATCAACGGGGGAGAGGTGAGCTGGGGGAGTGGGAGCCACCCCTTGGGCGTCTGTGCACAGCCCGCTTGCTTTTAGTTTgagaagaaagtttttaaaagatacttgggggtgggggagaaggttACCAGAATTAACGTTTCCTTTAACCTGCCAGGTTTCAAATAGTTAATAGACTATTTAGGGCCACTTCCTGCAATTGTTCTCTTTAGCTATATATGTCGAGACGAATTAAACGCATTGTTATGAGGCTTTGGCAACCCAGACTGACTTTGTCCTGTCTCCTGTAGCTGTTCTACCATCTCCAGAGGGAGCGTTGCTTCCTGGAACCGCGGGCTCGTTTCTATGCTGCTGAAATAGCCAGTGCCTTGGGTTACCTGCACTCCCTGAACATCGTTTATAGGTGAGCCGAGGACCTCTTAGGGCTGCCTTCTGGGTATAGAGGAGACATAGCCCAGCCTTTGACGGGGCCTTAGAATCATTTGTATTTAGGTACAGCATGGTCACCTAAAACCGCCTCCCCCAGCATGTGAGCTGCCTTGACTCCGTGCCACCAGGGCACCGGCCAGCTCGGATGGTGCCTAATCCAGAATAGATCAGCAGAACAAGGGCCCCCTTTTTTATTCACTGTAGAGGCACAGTGAATTTCAGATGCTTTTAATACCCTAGCAATTATCTTTACAGAGGATTTCTTGTGAAGTGAAATTAACTTATGCAActacttttctcttcatttctttacaGAGACTTAAAACCAGAGAATATTTTGCTAGATTCACAGGGACACATTGTCCTTACTGACTTTGGGCTCTGCAAGGAGAACATTGAACCCAACGGCACGACATCCACCTTCTGTGGCACGCCCGAGGTAGGAGCGCTCTCGATTTGGTGCCTGGTCCCCCCACCACCTTCCAAAAGAGAGAAGTGCAATGATGCTTTTAACTACGAAAGAGTGAACTGTTCTCAGAGATTTCTGAGTCCAGTTCACTGCAAGTAAAATGCATTTGCTGTTTGGTGCAGCATGAGTAATTCGAAGGCTTCATGTTGCTTTAATTAAAACTTGCTCTTTGCAAGATACACATCATAAAAGGCTTCTAAATCCCCAAGTACGATACCTATTGGGTGCCCAATGGCTTCCAGAATATCAGTGCGCATAAGTGGCCAGTTGGCCTCAAAGTCCAGCAGTTTATCAGGAGATCATCTAAAGAAATATATCCTCCAAGTGGACCCAGGGTCTCTCAGCCTTTTCAGAGTACCTGCCTGGGCTCGGCATTGCCTGGTGTCACAAGCTCTAAactcagtttcctggtctgtcTTTCAGTATCTCGCACCTGAGGTGCTTCATAAGCAGCCTTATGACAGGACGGTGGACTGGTGGTGCCTGGGCGCTGTCTTGTACGAGATGCTGTACGGCCTGGTGAGTAGCACAATGAGAAGCAGGGAATATCGCCCCTGGTTTGACGACACTCCCTAGAATGTGGTCTTCTTAAAATCCGCATTTATCTTGGCACACAGGCCCACTGCAGACCTGGTCATTGTGCCTTGCCCTTCCTGGTCAGCTTATCAAATGCTGATAAGAGAGGCACATCGGTTATTTTATAAGTGTTTTAGGGTAAACTCTTACctggttgatttttcttttgtaaattcaCATTTTAGTAGAGATGATCACACTTAACCTGTGTGAGAGTGAAAAACATGGCTCGTAAGCATCTACTCCCTGATAAGAGTTGCAAAATAGATACTTAAAAGTCCAGGGCAGAGAAAACCGATCAGGAGAAAGACTGTCAAGTCCAGCTTAGTCTATTGCAGTCCAAGTCGCTTTCTCCGTTGGTGACGTAGCTGTACAGAACTTCCAGCCAGAACTAAGGATTTCCCCTTTCTCTCAGCCTCCTTTTTACAGCCGAAACACCGCAGAAATGTACGACAACATTCTGAACAAGCCCCTCCAGTTGAAGCCAAATATTACAAATTCTGCAAGACACCTCCTGGAGGGCCTCCTGCAGAAGGATAGGACAAAGAGGCTGGGTGCCAAGGATGACTTCGTGAGtcatttttcctgttctttggggCCGTCTGCGATGCGCACCGCACCTCTGCCCTTCTTGAATTCTGCCTGTCTAAATTAATCTCGTGTTTCTTCTCAACAGATGGAGATTAAGAGCCATGTCTTCTTCTCCCTCATTAACTGGGATGATCTCATTAATAAGAAGATTACTCCCCCTTTTAACCCAAATGTGGTGAGTTCCTATCTCTCTTCCAAGTATAGGGAGACCCAAAGGGCATTTCTTGAAGTcagaggtgatggtggtggtggagggggagggcCCTCAAGGAATAAACTGGTGGATATTTTATTCATAGACCCATTATTTTACCTGGAGAAAACGTAGAATTTCTGTCCCAACAAAGGTCACATAGTTTTTTAGCACATTCATCAAAGTACCAAGAGACAGGAAGTGAACATTGTCCCCCTTATTGATACTGTGTGTGGCCTCTGGGTTTTGTTGAAATGGCTGATGGTCATGGGAATTTCCATATGGTGCCCTAAAGAACTGATCTCCCGGATTTAAAGCCTGGATGGGGATTTCCCTGCCCTTTGTCCAGGGTGAGCTCTTGACACTGAGTAtgtttcctccttcctgccaGAGTGGCCCCAGCGACCTGCGGCACTTCGATCCCGAATTTACCGAAGAGCCAGTCCCCAACTCCATCGGCAGGTCCCCGGACAGCATCCTCCTCACGGCCAGTGTCAAGGAAGCCGCCGAGGCCTTCCTCGGCTTCTCCTATGCCCCTCCGATGGACTCTTTCCTCTGAACAGTCTTAGGCGTGGTTTCGAAAGATTTTCTGTATGTTCTTAAATGTTTTAGTTAGCCTTTTGATGGAACTGCCAGCCGGCAGGACATCTTAAAAGAGAATTTGCACATCTCTGGGAGCTTGCACATCTTGGCAATCTTATTGCACACTGTTTGCTGGAAGCTTTTTGAAGAGCACATCCTCCTCTCAGTGAGCTCACgaggttttcatttttattcttccttccaaCGTGGTGCTATCTCTGAAACGCGCATCAGAGGGCCGCCTTAGACAGACGCAGGAGTCCCGTTCGAAGGAGGAGCTGTTCTAGGCAGGCTCGTCTGAAGGTGTGTCTGCGCCGTGAGAACGAATCTTCTGAAATGTGCCTTTTCCGATGAGGTCGTGTTCGCTCCAAAGCTTTTTCTCTCACAGAGcgttttgttcctttgttttcccTTGTGGACTTACTGTGTGAACAGCGGTGTGAGTGTGGTGTGCTTGATCACAGACAGATTCAGTGATAAGCATCAATGTGACACTTGCAGGACACTACAATGTGGGACATTGTTTGTTTCTtccatatttggaagataaatttATGTGTAGACTGTTGTTTTTTTTGTAAGATAGAGttaataactaaaatttattgaaatggtCTTGCAACGACTTGTATCCAG
Encoded here:
- the LOC124247153 gene encoding serine/threonine-protein kinase Sgk1 isoform X1, with amino-acid sequence MTVKTEAARGTLTYSRMRGMVAILIAFMKQRRMGLNDFIQKIANNSYACKHPEVQSILKISQPQEPELMNANPSPPPSPSQQINLGPSSNPHAKPSDFHFLKVIGKGSFGKVLLARHKAEEAFYAVKVLQKKAILKKKEEKHIMSERNVLLKNVKHPFLVGLHFSFQTADKLYFVLDYINGGELFYHLQRERCFLEPRARFYAAEIASALGYLHSLNIVYRDLKPENILLDSQGHIVLTDFGLCKENIEPNGTTSTFCGTPEYLAPEVLHKQPYDRTVDWWCLGAVLYEMLYGLPPFYSRNTAEMYDNILNKPLQLKPNITNSARHLLEGLLQKDRTKRLGAKDDFMEIKSHVFFSLINWDDLINKKITPPFNPNVSGPSDLRHFDPEFTEEPVPNSIGRSPDSILLTASVKEAAEAFLGFSYAPPMDSFL
- the LOC124247153 gene encoding serine/threonine-protein kinase Sgk1 isoform X2, producing MKEEAIKSPLKAFMKQRRMGLNDFIQKIANNSYACKHPEVQSILKISQPQEPELMNANPSPPPSPSQQINLGPSSNPHAKPSDFHFLKVIGKGSFGKVLLARHKAEEAFYAVKVLQKKAILKKKEEKHIMSERNVLLKNVKHPFLVGLHFSFQTADKLYFVLDYINGGELFYHLQRERCFLEPRARFYAAEIASALGYLHSLNIVYRDLKPENILLDSQGHIVLTDFGLCKENIEPNGTTSTFCGTPEYLAPEVLHKQPYDRTVDWWCLGAVLYEMLYGLPPFYSRNTAEMYDNILNKPLQLKPNITNSARHLLEGLLQKDRTKRLGAKDDFMEIKSHVFFSLINWDDLINKKITPPFNPNVSGPSDLRHFDPEFTEEPVPNSIGRSPDSILLTASVKEAAEAFLGFSYAPPMDSFL
- the LOC124247153 gene encoding serine/threonine-protein kinase Sgk1 isoform X3; this encodes MQGALARARLESLLRPRPKKRAEAQKRSESLLLTGLAFMKQRRMGLNDFIQKIANNSYACKHPEVQSILKISQPQEPELMNANPSPPPSPSQQINLGPSSNPHAKPSDFHFLKVIGKGSFGKVLLARHKAEEAFYAVKVLQKKAILKKKEEKHIMSERNVLLKNVKHPFLVGLHFSFQTADKLYFVLDYINGGELFYHLQRERCFLEPRARFYAAEIASALGYLHSLNIVYRDLKPENILLDSQGHIVLTDFGLCKENIEPNGTTSTFCGTPEYLAPEVLHKQPYDRTVDWWCLGAVLYEMLYGLPPFYSRNTAEMYDNILNKPLQLKPNITNSARHLLEGLLQKDRTKRLGAKDDFMEIKSHVFFSLINWDDLINKKITPPFNPNVSGPSDLRHFDPEFTEEPVPNSIGRSPDSILLTASVKEAAEAFLGFSYAPPMDSFL